From a region of the Helianthus annuus cultivar XRQ/B chromosome 5, HanXRQr2.0-SUNRISE, whole genome shotgun sequence genome:
- the LOC110939372 gene encoding uncharacterized protein LOC110939372 produces MEQRRFNKGVGNENLQKKLAENRRKGSRGQDQAPDIADFMNDMFFGTINNEKKVYNLTGDSGDVADEDDDFDSSTRSTSSRLTQEWLEEAKKLVASSPNRGMSRAEGNSPSRLAGSPRFGVSGPRLSTSDRDPLSRSARRHRSVDGFTGEILTKSANKSHSRNNSQIAVDSFPNSPPPATDLSPVQKWFNNILKPPNADDRNSTVTSPPPDIIPPRVSTHRRSRFEMNSPPPPLPPTLPSATMTTMAAADPATALVPPRLSTHRRSRFQNDPNLAQPQMIPSNRTILPGTKVLSPPKHLLESAQRRSISSSTCSFPEKQILSPPRNLVESAQRRSISSSTCFTDKISKHSRPINGELVKDSEVDQLDLNGFLKKQRINILKLLKGEINGKAKIVLSGHSNSTSSMVAAISYAWLLDTKMRTKRNGVVGDGDTSLEMVVPVLNVSRGKMWKQRQAAWLFHHAGVDATAILFSDEIELEVLMMKKQLSILVVGQEILKTNGEIGSKCTIVTDNYCEDAYDLLQNPILKKIMLAGILLDTQNLNIATTKDTEAARLLAVGSAPNYGNSLYDQLTQEQRDSAFLEALRHNYGKSPNESNRENASPSEHKVSEKKHPSPNTFEKSSRKDPNLAKPDSLAPQAKSKPPTKQTPSPAKASAPAREKGKNPFFLAKWFGFAK; encoded by the exons ATGGAACAACGACGATTCAACAAAGGCGTAGGAAATGAAAACCTTCAAAAGAAACTCGCTGAGAATCGACGAAAAGGAAGTCGAGGCCAAGATCAAGCCCCGGACATTGCGGATTTCATGAACGATATGTTCTTTGGCACGATAAATAACGAGAAAAAAGTGTATAATCTTACGGGTGATAGTGGGgatgttgcggatgaagatgatgattttgATTCGAGCACCCGGAGTACAAGTAGTAGGTTGACTCAAGAGTGGTTAGAGGAGGCGAAGAAGCTAGTAGCCTCTTCGCCTAACCGTGGCATGTCACGAGCCGAAGGGAATTCTCCCTCTCGGCTCGCTGGGTCCCCTAGGTTTGGTGTGTCCGGACCTAGGTTGTCCACTTCAGATAGAGACCCCCTCTCAAGATCAGCTAGAAG ACATCGATCGGTAGACGGATTCACTGGAGAAATCTTGACAAAATCGGCGAACAAGAGTCACAGCCGTAACAATTCGCAAATCGCGGTGGACTCATTTCCGAATTCACCTCCACCAGCGACTGATCTTTCCCCGGTCCAAAAATGGTTCAACAACATCCTCAAACCACCCAACGCGGATGATCGTAATTCCACTGTGACATCACCACCTCCCGACATTATCCCACCTCGAGTATCAACCCATCGTCGCTCTCGATTCGAAATGAATTCtcctccaccaccactaccacccacATTACCATCCGCCACCATGACCACGATGGCAGCCGCCGACCCGGCCACTGCCCTTGTCCCACCGCGATTATCCACTCATCGCAGATCGCGATTTCAAAACGACCCGAATCTAGCCCAACCCCAAATGATCCCATCTAACCGAACCATTCTACCAGGCACTAAAGTCCTATCTCCACCAAAGCACCTCCTTGAATCAGCTCAAAGGAGATCAATATCATCATCCACCTGTTCTTTTCCGGAGAAGCAAATCCTGTCACCACCGCGAAATCTAGTCGAATCCGCTCAACGAAGGTCGATTTCATCGTCTACATGCTTCACTGACAAAATTTCAAAACATTCTCGCCCTATAAATGGGGAACTAGTTAAGGATTCGGAAGTAGATCAACTAGATCTTAATGGGTTCTTGAAGAAACAAAGAATAAACATCCTTAAGCTATTGAAAGGCGAAATCAATGGGAAAGCAAAGATTGTGCTCTCTGGACATTCAAATA GTACAAGCTCGATGGTTGCAGCGATTTCCTACGCGTGGTTGTTGGACACTAAGATGAGAACAAAGAGAAATGGGGTAGTCGGGGACGGTGACACCAGTCTGGAAATGGTGGTGCCGGTGTTGAATGTAAGTAGGGGAAAGATGTGGAAGCAACGGCAGGCCGCCTGGCTCTTCCACCACGCTGGCGTTGATGCCACGGCCATCCTGTTTTCGGATGAG ATAGAACTAGAGGTGTTAATGATGAAGAAACAGTTGAGCATCCTTGTTGTTGGCCAAGAGATATTGAAGACTAATGGCGAG ATTGGATCCAAGTGCACGATTGTTACGGATAATTACTGCGAGGATGCATACGATCTACTTCAAAACCCCATTTTGAAGAAAATCATG CTTGCCGGAATTTTATTAGACACACAAAATTTGAACATAGCTACAACTAAAGACACTGAGGCTGCACGTTTGCTTGCGGTTGGTTCTGCGCCCAACTATGGAAACAGTCTGTATGATCAAT TGACACAAGAACAAAGAGATAGTGCTTTCCTTGAAGCTCTTAGGCACAACTATGGGAAGTCTCCTAATGAGA GTAACCGCGAGAATGCATCACCATCAGAACACAAAGTTTCCGAGAAAAAGCATCCATCCCCAAATACATTCGAAAAGAGCTCGAGAAAAGATCCAAATCTAGCAAAACCAGACAGTTTGGCACCACAAG CTAAATCAAAACCGCCAACAAAACAAACTCCATCACCAGCAAAAGCAAGCGCACCAGCTCGTGAAAAGGGAAAGAACCCATTTTTCTTAGCAAAATGGTTTGGTTTTGCGAAGTGA